A stretch of the Capsicum annuum cultivar UCD-10X-F1 chromosome 8, UCD10Xv1.1, whole genome shotgun sequence genome encodes the following:
- the LOC124886421 gene encoding LOW QUALITY PROTEIN: sesquiterpene synthase 12-like (The sequence of the model RefSeq protein was modified relative to this genomic sequence to represent the inferred CDS: inserted 3 bases in 2 codons; deleted 1 base in 1 codon), protein MTGSPKNNNFRPLANYHPSVWGYHFLSYTPQLTEITTQEKHELDELKEITRKMLVETPDNSTKKLVLIDALQRLGVAYHFPMEIETSLQNIFDVSQLLSENNVDDNLYIVSLRFRLVRQQGHYMFSAVFKKFTNQDGKFKETLTNDVQGLLSLYEATHLRVRDEEILEEALTFATTHLESIVASNLSNNLLKDQVTEALSQPIRKTLPRVGARKYISTYENYDAHDDLLLRFAKLDFDSLQKLHQRELSELTRWWKDLDFANKYPYARDRLVECYFWILGVYFEPQNSRARKMMTKVLKMASIIDDTFDAYAIFDELVPFNNAIQRWDTNAIDSVPSYLRPAYRALLDVYSEMEEVLAKECKLDRVYYAKYEMKKLVRAYFKEAQWLNDDYTPKFEEHIETALVTGSYMMGATTSLVGMMEFISRETFEWLKNEPLIVRAASLISRVMDDIVGHEIEKKKKKHVASVIDCYMKDEDYGVSMQEAYAKFEKEVTNGWKDISXRPTEAPTFVLERVLNXSRVIDTLYKNEDGYTNSKGKVKNMINLLLVESIKN, encoded by the exons ATGACTGGTTCTcctaaaaataataactttcgTCCCTTGGCTAATTATCACCCATCTGTTTGGGGATATCATTTCCTTTCTTATACTCCTCAACTCACG GAAATTACTACCCAAGAAAAACATGAACTTGATGAGTTAAAAGAGATTACAAGGAAAATGTTGGTGGAAACTCCTGACAATAGTACAAAAAAACTTGTGTTGATAGATGCACTCCAACGATTGGGAGTAGCATATCATTTTCCTATGGAGATCGAGACATCCCTTCAGAACATTTTTGATGTGTCCCAACTATTAAGTGAGAATAATGTTGATGACAACCTTTACATTGTTTCTCTTCGTTTCCGACTTGTGAGGCAACAAGGCCATTACATGTTTTCTG CTGtcttcaagaaattcacaaaTCAAGATGGAAAATTCAAGGAAACCCTTACTAATGATGTCCAAGGATTATTAAGTTTGTATGAAGCAACACATCTGAGAGTGCGCGACGAAGAGATTCTTGAAGAAGCTCTAACATTTGCCACCACTCATCTCGAGTCCATTGTGGCTTCCAACTTGAGCAATAACTTACTTAAAGATCAAGTGACTGAAGCCTTAAGCCAGCCTATTCGCAAGACTTTACCAAGGGTGGGAGCTAGGAAGTACATATCCACTTACGAAAACTATGATGCACATGACGATTTGCTTTTGAGATTTGCAAAATTGGATTTTGACTCTCTGCAAAAACTTCATCAGAGAGAGCTTAGCGAGCTTACAAG GTGGTGGAAAGATTTAGATTTTGcaaataaatatccatatgcaaGAGATAGATTGGTTGAGTGTTACTTTTGGATTTTAGGAGTGTATTTTGAGCCTCAGAATAGTCGTGCCAGAAAAATGATGACAAAAGTACTCAAGATGGCCTCCATCATtgatgacacttttgatgcttatgCAATCTTTGACGAACTTGTGCCTTTCAACAATGCGATTCAGAG ATGGGACACAAATGCGATTGATTCAGTACCATCATATCTAAGACCTGCTTATCGAGCCCTTCTAGATGTATACAGTGAAATGGAAGAAGTGTTGGCCAAAGAATGCAAATTGGACCGTGTATACTATGCAAAATATGAG ATGAAAAAGTTGGTGAGAGCTTATTTTAAGGAAGCCCAATGGTTGAATGATGACTATACTCCAAAATTTGAGGAGCATATAGAGACTGCACTCGTAACTGGTTCCTATATGATGGGAGCAACAACTAGCTTGGTCGGTATGATGGAATTTATATCGAGAGAAACTTTTGAATGGTTAAAGAATGAGCCATTGATAGTTCGAGCTGCCTCTTTGATTAGCAGAGTAATGGACGATATTGTTGGACATGAA attgagaaaaaaaaaaaaaaacacgtgGCATCAGTTATTGATTGCTacatgaaagatgaa gattatGGAGTTTCAATGCAAGAGGCGTATGCTAAATTTGAGAAAGAAGTGACCAATGGATGGAAGGACATAT TTCGTCCAACCGAAGCTCCAACCTTCGTCCTTGAAAGAGTTCTAAA TTCGCGCGTGATTGACACGTTATATAAAAATGAAGATGGATACACAAACTCTAAAGGCAAAGTTAAAAACATGATTAACTTATTACTGGTTGAATCtataaaaaattga